TGCGGCTAAAAGCAACAACAATGAAGCCAACATCATTATAGGCCAATCTATTCTCAATGTATTCCGTGTTACAGTTAAGGGGAAGATTATAGCTGTAAGTCCCAGAATAAATGCGACATTTGCAATGTTTGAACCAATTACGTTACCCATAGCTATTTCGGAACTACCTATCAAAGCAGCTTTTAAGCTGACGATAAATTCGGGTGCCGAAGTTCCGAAGGCAACAACCGTCATTCCGATGACTAAGGAAGAAATTCTTAATCTTGAAGCAATAGAAGCTCCACCTTTTACTAAAAATTCGCCTCCGGCAAGTAACAGTATCAATCCGCCGATTAATTTTAAATATTCCATCTCTATTTAAACAAAAAAGAGAGTTGTTTTAACTCTCTTTTATCTTATTTTACATTTCATCAAGCAACTCTTCAGGGATTTCCATATTATGGAAAACATTTACAACATCATCGTCATCTTCCAGAACATCTACCAGTTTTAATACTGATCTCGCTTCATCAATACTAACTTTTTCAGTATTGTTAGGAATTCTTACAACTTCGGCGCTGGTAGGTTCAATATTCAATTCTTCCAACTTTGACATCATATTTCCGAAATCTTCAAAACTTGTAGTAATAGTTACAACACCGTCTTCAACATCATAATCCTCAGCTCCGGCATCAATCATTTCAAGTTCAAACTCTTCATTAACATCTACAGCATTAAGCGTAAAAATAGCTTTTCTGTCGAATAGAAAAGCTAATGAACCGTTTTTGCCTAAGCTACCGTTATACTTGTTGAATGCTGCCCTAACGTTAGCAATAGTTCTTTGAAGATTATCCGTGGTACATTCAACAAAGACCGCTATTCCATGCGGAGCATATCCTTCATAGGATACCTCCGTAAAATTAGCGGAATCTTTGTCTTTACCTTTATTAATTGCTCTCTGGATATTATCCTTCGGCATACTAACACCTTTAGCGTTGGCAATTGCCATTCTTAAACGCGGATTACCGTCGGGATCATAGCCACCTTCTTTAACGGCTACCGTAATTTCCTTAATAATTTTTGAAAACATTTTGGAGCGTTTCGCATCGTTAGCTCCTTTTTTTCTCTTGATTGTTGACCATTTATTATGACCGGACATACATCTATTTTTTAAAAATTATTCATTTATCTTAATTCAAAATATGTTTGGCCTATCTCAAACTCTTCGGTAAAAAGATTAATATAATATAAACCTTCCGGCAAAGACTCGGACATATCCAGTTTTTGCCAATCCAAACAAATATTGCTCAAAGTTTCACCAGTATATTTCAAAGTTGATTTTACAGTATATTGTAAAACATTGCCTCTGTATTCAAAAGAATAAATATCACCGGTATCATCAGTAATAATAGTACCGTCAGGCATTGCGATACGAGCATAAACATTTATATTATCTCCTTCAATAAGAGGATTCTCCATTACGGAAAAACACATTCTGATGAGATTAGTACGTTTCGCCTTATCGGTTTTACGTTCTCTGCTTCCTGTTGTATGAAAACACTCGGCATTGATATCGAAAGCTTTAACTGCAGAAGCAAGATTTATTTTTCTTGATAATTCTTCTTTTTCTTTAGCTAACTCTACATTCTTTTTCCTTTCGACTTGAATGTCTTTTTTAATTTGAGTATTTTCTTTTACCAACTCAGCATTAACTGTATATAAAGAATCCATTTGAACTACGTACGACTTAGAAATTTCCTGCAATTGTGTTACTTTTTTACGAATCTTATAATATTCCCATTCAAAGTTTAATAATCGCTTGATTTCTTTAGCCTCAGCATTAATAATACTATCTTTTTCTTCAAGTTGTTTAGCCAATTCACCGTAACTGATTTTTATTTCCTCATGCTGATACATTAAAGAATCTAATTCCATCAGCAATTCCTGGCGTTGATATTCTTTCTCTCCAACTAAACGTTCATATTTACTTTTTGTTGATGAGAAGATAATAATTAAGACAACTATTGCTATAAGTAAAACAGCTAAAACAATATAAATAATTGGTTTAATTGATTTTTTATTACTATTAACTGATTCTGCCATAACCTTAAGATTTAATTATTATGCTTGACCTGCCGGGCCGTTGAAAGGAATCGTAAACTGATCTTTACCGTCGTTTTCAGCAACTTTACCATGCTTAGCTTCAAATTTCTGCATATTATCTTGCAATGCACGCATTAATCTTTTAGCATGTTGAGGAGTGAGGATAATTCTTGATTTAACCTTCGCTTTCGGAACTCCGGGCATCATCTTAACAAAATCGATGATAAATTCGGAGTTAGAATGAGTGATGACAGCAAGATTGGAATAAATTCCCTCTGCTATTTCATCACTTAATTCTATATTTACTCTATTTTCAGGATTCTCATTCATAGAAAATATTTTTATTGTGAAATTGTTATTTCATTTCTATTATCGCTAACCTCACTATCATAAGCTTTTTCAAGTTCAGACAGAGTATCTTTAGATGTAACAATGAGTTTGCTATATCTGCGCAAACCTGTTCCGGCAGGTATTTTACCACCTACAATAACATTTTCTTTCAAACCTAACAAGTAATCGCTTTTTGCCCTAATAGATGCATCCGTTAATACTTTTGTAGTTTCTTGGAAAGAAGCCGCAGAAATCCAACTGTTTGTTTGAAGCGATGCTCTGGTAATACCTTGTAATATTTGTTTTGCGGTTGCAGGTTTGGCAATACGCGATTGCATTGCTTTTTTATCTCGGCGTTTCAATAAAGAATTTTCTTCTCTGAAATCACGTGCGCTGATAATCTGACCGACTTTATATTTTTCTGAATCGCCGGCGTCTTCAATAACTTGTTTTCCGTAAATCCAATCGTTTTCTTCATTGAAATCAATACGATTTATCAAGTCACCTTCTAAGAATTTTGTATCGCCCGGATCCTCAACTTCAACCTTACGCATCATTTGTCTTACAATAACTTCAAAATGTTTATCATTAATTTTTACACTTTGCAAACGATAAACTTCCTGAATTTCATTAACTATATACTCTTGCACTTTCATCGGACCTTTAATAGCCAGAATATCTGCAGGAGTCATAGCGCCTTCGGATAAAGGTGTACCGGCTTTTACATAATCGTTTTCCTGAGCAAGAATTTGTTTAGTTGTAGGAATCAAATATTTTTTAACTTCACCTGTTTTTGATGTGATAATTACCTCTCTATTACCGCGTTTCGGTTTTTTAGAGAATGTAACAATACCGTCAATTTCCGAAACAACTGCAGGTTCCGATGGATTTCTTGCTTCAAATAATTCGGTTACTCGAGGAAGACCTCCGGTGATATCACCTGATTTACCCAAAACTCTCGGAATCTTAACAAGAATATCACCGGCTTTAATTTTAGTATTATCTTCAACGGTAATACGAGCGCCAACCGGTAAATCGAAACTTTTAATTAAGGAACCGTCAGGACTTAAAATGTTAATAATCGGAGCTTTTAGTTTTTGTTTACTTTCGATAATAACTCTATCGGTAAATCCTGTTTGTTCGTCGGTTTCGGAACGATATGTAACACCTTCGATTACAGATTCGAAACTAACCTTACCGGCAACGTCGGAGATAATGCTTGCATTATAAGCATCCCATTCACAAATTAAATCGCCTTTTTTAATAGTTTGTCCCGATTTTACATAGAGTTTAGAACCGTAAGGAATATAAGCAGATGTTAGAACTATACCGGTATTTTGATTAACGATTTTCATTTCGGCTGAACGGCCGATAACGACATCATATTTGCTTTTATCTTTTGCTTCGTAAGGAACGTATCTTAATTCTTCTATTTCTAAAAGACCGTCGTATTTGGCAATAATTGATGACTCGCTACCTATATTACTTGCGGTACCCCCAACGTGGAAAGTACGCAGAGTAAGCTGAGTACCGGGTTCACCGATGGATTGTGCAGCAATAACGCCGACAGCTTCACCAATTTGAACCATTTTTGAAGTTGATAAGTTACGTCCGTAACATTTCGCACAAACACCACGTTTAGATTCGCATGTTAGTACCGAACGGATTTCGACACCTTCAATACCGGATTCCTCAATTTGCAATGCAGCTTCATCATTAATTTCTTGACCTGCCTTAATAATAATTTCTCCCGAATGAGGATGATAAACATCGTGCAAGGTAACTCTACCTATTATTCTATCGGAAAGTCTCTCTATAATATTTTCATTTTTCTTAAGAGCAGTGATAGTCAGTCCGCGCAAAGTACCGCAATCGTCTTCCGCAATAATTGCATCTTGAGCAACATCAACCAAACGACGGGTAAGGTAACCGGCATCAGCTGTTTTCAAAGCGGTATCGGCAAGACCCTTACGCGCACCGTGAGTAGAGATAAAGTATTCAAGAACCGACAAACCTTCTTTAAAGTTGGATAAAATCGGATTTTCAATAATTTCACCTCCTGATGCTGTAGATTTTTGTGGTTTCTGCATAAGACCTCTCAATCCGGAAAGCTGACGAATCTGATCTTTAGATCCACGAGCACCGGATTCAATCATCATCCATACAGGATTAAAACCTTGTCTATCAGAAGAAATAGTTTTAACCAAATCATCAGTAATTTTGGTAGTTACATTACCCCAAACATCAATAACTTTATTATATCTTTCATTATTGGTAATCCAACCATTATTATACTCATCCCAAATATTATCAACTTCTTCATTAGCTTTAGCAATAATTACTGCTTTACTTGCAGGAATAATAACATCACTGAGATTGAAAGACAAACCTCCTTCGAAAGCCATTTTATAACCAAGATGTTTAATATCATCTAAGAATTGAGCTGTTCTTGATGTTCCGGTTTTCTTCAAAATTTCACCGATGATATCTCTTAAATGCTTTTTAGTTAAAAGAGCATTGATAAAAGGATAATTTTCAGGTACAACCTGATTGAACAATACTCGTCCGACAGTAGTTGTTATACGCTCTTCTTTCTTGGTTTCGAAATTTTTGATTCTTACCTGAATACGTGCATGAAGAGCGACTCTTTTTTCATTATAAGCGATAATAACTTCTTCCGGAGAATAGAAAACATGATTTTCTCCCAAAACTTTTTCCTCAGATGTACTAAGTTTTTCTTTAGTCATATAATACAATCCGAGAACCATATCTTGCGACGGTACAGTAATAGGAGCACCATTTGCCGGATTAAGAATATTGTGAGACGCTAACATAAGAAGTTGAGCTTCTAAAATTGCAGCATTACCCAATGGCACGTGAACCGCCATCTGATCTCCGTCAAAATCGGCATTGAATGCGGTACATGCAAGCGGGTGCAATTGAATTGCCTTACCTTCAATAAGTTTCGGTTGAAATGCCTGAATCCCCAAACGGTGCAAAGTAGGTGCACGGTTTAGTAGAACAGGATGACCTTTAAGAATATTTTCAAGGATATCCCAAACAACCGGTTCTTTTCTATCAACAATTTTTT
Above is a window of Bacteroidales bacterium DNA encoding:
- the rpoC gene encoding DNA-directed RNA polymerase subunit beta', whose product is MAYKSETQLVNDFKSITISLASPESILERSYGEVLKPETINYRTYKPEQDGLFCERIFGPVKDWECHCGKYKRIRYKGIVCDRCGVEVAEKKVRRDRMGHIQLEVPVAHIWYFRSIPNKIGALLGLQTKKLDSIIYYEKYVVINPGVVANEDVNGSKFMDFLTEEEYYNIVKNLPAENQYLEDENPDKFVAKMGAEAIYDLLRMLDLDKESYRLRHAANTETSQQRKAEALKRLHVFEAFREANSKKVNRPEWMIIKVVPVIPPELRPLVPLDGGRFATSDLNDLYRRVIIRNNRLKRLVEIKAPDVIMRNEKRMLQEAVDSLLDNSRKSSTVRTEANNALKSLSDSLKGKQGRFRQNLLGKRVDYSGRSVIVVGPELKLSECGLPKEMASELYKPFIIRKLIERGIVKTVKSAKKIVDRKEPVVWDILENILKGHPVLLNRAPTLHRLGIQAFQPKLIEGKAIQLHPLACTAFNADFDGDQMAVHVPLGNAAILEAQLLMLASHNILNPANGAPITVPSQDMVLGLYYMTKEKLSTSEEKVLGENHVFYSPEEVIIAYNEKRVALHARIQVRIKNFETKKEERITTTVGRVLFNQVVPENYPFINALLTKKHLRDIIGEILKKTGTSRTAQFLDDIKHLGYKMAFEGGLSFNLSDVIIPASKAVIIAKANEEVDNIWDEYNNGWITNNERYNKVIDVWGNVTTKITDDLVKTISSDRQGFNPVWMMIESGARGSKDQIRQLSGLRGLMQKPQKSTASGGEIIENPILSNFKEGLSVLEYFISTHGARKGLADTALKTADAGYLTRRLVDVAQDAIIAEDDCGTLRGLTITALKKNENIIERLSDRIIGRVTLHDVYHPHSGEIIIKAGQEINDEAALQIEESGIEGVEIRSVLTCESKRGVCAKCYGRNLSTSKMVQIGEAVGVIAAQSIGEPGTQLTLRTFHVGGTASNIGSESSIIAKYDGLLEIEELRYVPYEAKDKSKYDVVIGRSAEMKIVNQNTGIVLTSAYIPYGSKLYVKSGQTIKKGDLICEWDAYNASIISDVAGKVSFESVIEGVTYRSETDEQTGFTDRVIIESKQKLKAPIINILSPDGSLIKSFDLPVGARITVEDNTKIKAGDILVKIPRVLGKSGDITGGLPRVTELFEARNPSEPAVVSEIDGIVTFSKKPKRGNREVIITSKTGEVKKYLIPTTKQILAQENDYVKAGTPLSEGAMTPADILAIKGPMKVQEYIVNEIQEVYRLQSVKINDKHFEVIVRQMMRKVEVEDPGDTKFLEGDLINRIDFNEENDWIYGKQVIEDAGDSEKYKVGQIISARDFREENSLLKRRDKKAMQSRIAKPATAKQILQGITRASLQTNSWISAASFQETTKVLTDASIRAKSDYLLGLKENVIVGGKIPAGTGLRRYSKLIVTSKDTLSELEKAYDSEVSDNRNEITISQ
- a CDS encoding DUF3467 domain-containing protein; this encodes MNENPENRVNIELSDEIAEGIYSNLAVITHSNSEFIIDFVKMMPGVPKAKVKSRIILTPQHAKRLMRALQDNMQKFEAKHGKVAENDGKDQFTIPFNGPAGQA
- a CDS encoding YebC/PmpR family DNA-binding transcriptional regulator, translated to MSGHNKWSTIKRKKGANDAKRSKMFSKIIKEITVAVKEGGYDPDGNPRLRMAIANAKGVSMPKDNIQRAINKGKDKDSANFTEVSYEGYAPHGIAVFVECTTDNLQRTIANVRAAFNKYNGSLGKNGSLAFLFDRKAIFTLNAVDVNEEFELEMIDAGAEDYDVEDGVVTITTSFEDFGNMMSKLEELNIEPTSAEVVRIPNNTEKVSIDEARSVLKLVDVLEDDDDVVNVFHNMEIPEELLDEM